In Macadamia integrifolia cultivar HAES 741 unplaced genomic scaffold, SCU_Mint_v3 scaffold2045, whole genome shotgun sequence, one DNA window encodes the following:
- the LOC122065500 gene encoding probable aspartyl protease At4g16563: MASLISFFFFSIFFIAYLSVSSSQIVLPLSHSAMNTKTQFNHTHHLLKSSSVQSTTRFRNHHRSHLQRRQISLPLSPGSDYTLTLSLGDDPAQTISLYMDTGSDLVWFPCAPFECILCEDKYDINAATAPFNVSSSAFVPCNSPSCSAVHSSLPSSDVCAISRCPLVTIETSDCSSFACPPFYYAYADGSLIARLYRDTISIPMSSPSLRLKNFTFGCAHTALAEPVGVAGFGRGVLSLPAQLSNLSPQLGSSFSYCLISHSFDQQKIRRPSPLILGRYSLDDEKKTESVDGEGEFQYTKMLDNPKYPYFYCVGLEAVSVGGSKIPAPETLQRVNRHGDGGMVVDSGTTFTMLPAKLYEAVAAEFDHRVSRIYKRSRETEDKTGLSPCYYIDGETKLVAKVPKLALHFVGNATIILPTRNYFFGFTSGKRKVGCLMVMNGGDVADSGGPAALLGNYQQQGFEVMYDLEKGRVGFARKQCATLWDSWNRGR, from the coding sequence ATGGCGTCTttaatctctttcttcttctttagtatCTTCTTCATTGCATATCTCTCTGTTTCGTCTTCACAGATTGTTCTTCCTCTGAGTCATTCGGCGATGAACACAAAAACCCAATTCAATCACACCCACCACCTTCTTAAATCCTCCTCTGTTCAGTCCACCACCAGGTTTCGCAACCACCACCGTAGCCATCTCCAACGCCGCcaaatctctctccctctttctcctgGTAGCGACTATACCCTCACCCTGTCTCTCGGCGACGACCCAGCTCAAACCATTTCCCTTTATATGGACACGGGCAGCGACCTCGTTTGGTTCCCTTGCGCCCCTTTCGAATGCATACTCTGCGAAGACAAATACGATATCAACGCCGCCACGGCTCCATTTAACGTCTCTTCCTCTGCTTTTGTCCCCTGCAACTCCCCTTCCTGCTCTGCCGTCCACTCATCGCTCCCATCATCCGACGTCTGCGCAATCTCTCGCTGCCCACTGGTTACAATTGAAACCTCCGATTGCTCTTCCTTCGCTTGCCCACCTTTCTACTACGCTTATGCCGATGGCAGCCTCATTGCCCGTCTGTACCGCGACACTATTTCGATACCCATGTCGTCTCCTTCGCTTCGCCTGAAAAATTTCACCTTTGGGTGTGCTCACACAGCACTCGCCGAACCAGTCGGCGTCGCGGGTTTCGGCCGAGGCGTCCTTTCTTTACCAGCTCAGCTATCTAATCTTTCCCCCCAACTCGGTAGCTCGTTCTCTTATTGTTTGATTTCTCACTCCTTCGATCAGCAGAAAATCCGTCGGCCAAGCCCATTAATTCTCGGCCGTTACTCTCTGGATGATGAAAAAAAGACAGAGTCTGTGGATGGGGAAGGTGAGTTTCAGTACACAAAAATGCTCGACAACCCAAAATACCCATACTTCTATTGCGTTGGGCTAGAAGCCGTCTCAGTCGGAGGGAGTAAAATTCCGGCACCGGAGACATTGCAGAGAGTGAACAGGCACGGTGATGGTGGAATGGTGGTGGATTCCGGCACAACATTTACAATGCTCCCGGCGAAGCTGTATGAAGCAGTGGCAGCAGAGTTTGACCACCGAGTCAGCCGGATTTACAAACGGTCGAGAGAGACAGAGGACAAGACCGGGCTCAGTCCGTGCTATTACATTGATGGTGAAACCAAACTGGTGGCAAAGGTGCCCAAGTTGGCCCTACACTTTGTAGGGAACGCCACTATTATTCTACCAACTAGGAATTACTTCTTTGGATTCACCAGTGGAAAGAGGAAGGTGGGGTGTTTGATGGTGATGAACGGTGGAGATGTAGCGGATTCGGGTGGGCCCGCTGCGTTGCTGGGGAATTACCAGCAACAAGGGTTCGAAGTGATGTATGATTTGGAAAAGGGGAGGGTTGGGTTCGCCCGGAAACAGTGCGCTACCCTTTGGGATAGTTGGAACCGGGGACGCTAA